CTTTTGCAAAAATAATTTCTGCAGTAACATCGTTGGCAACAATTACATTTTCAATGAATGATTTCGGATGTTCAGAAGGCATAAAAGTCTGTACATTCACCGTGTTTTCCAGTAAGAATCTTTTAATGAAATAAATATCTTTTTCACCATCGTAATAGATACAGGTAATTGGCTGTGCAGGTCTCCATTTTTCCAACACCAGATATTCATCATCAAAACGGTTACCCAGATCAAAAGAGACCAGTTTCACTTCACCGTTTGTATTGATCGTCAGGATTTTGTCATCTCCTTTGAAACTTCCCAGTAATGTTCCTCTTACATCAGCATTCAGTCTTCTAACCGTATCATCAAACCAGATCTTTCTCGGTGCCAGAGTAGAAACTCCTTCTTCCTTCATATCTACTTTCTTCACGGCATATTTAGTCACAAGATTCCCTTTGGAATCACGTCCTTTAATCGCAAGATCGGAGAAGTTGATCTCCATTTTATTCTTTCTGATTCTAGGATTAGGCTTTAAAAGTACGGTTACCGTTTCTGCTTCCCCATTAGGATTTGCCGAGAAATATAGGGTTTCCGATCCTTTTTTATCTGAAGCTAGCGGATAATCTGTATTTCTAGTAACTCCGGTTACAGAGAATCGTTTCATATAATAGGGTCCTTCTCTTCCTTCGCGATAGATCATATTATATACCGTTCTCTTATCATTTTTCTTCCAAATAGCGACATGCAGAATATCTTTACCAACGAATGTTTTGGCCTCTACTTTTACCACTTTCATACTTCCGTCTTTTCTGAAAATGATGATATCATCAATGTCTGAACAATCGAAAAGATATTGGTCTTTTTTCAGAGATGTTCCGATGAAACCTTCTTCGAAATTAGCATAGAACTTTTCATTGGCAACAGCTACTTTTGTAGCATCAATGGTATCAAAGATTCTAAGTTCTGTTTTTCTCTGCTTGTCTTTACCGTATTTTTTCTGAATGTTTAAATAATAATCAATAGCATAAGCAATCAGGTTGGCAAGATGGTATTTTACCTGTTCTATTTTACCTTCAAGTGAGGCTATATTTTCTTTAAATTTATCTAAATCGAATCTTGAAATTCTCTTGATTCTGATTTCTGTAAGTTTTAAAATATCCTCTTCTGTAACAGCTCTTAACAGATGTTTGGTATGAGGTTTTAATCCTGCATCAATGGTTTTTATTACCTCTTCCCAGGTTTTCACCTCTTCAATATCGTGGTAAATCCTGTTCTCAATGAAAATTCTTTCCAATGAAGAGAAATGCCAGCTTTCCTGAAGTTCGTGAAGCTCAATTTCCAGTTCTTTCTTCAGTAAGGATACCGTATGATCTGTATTTGTTTTCAGAATATCGGATACCGTCAAAAACATAGGTTTATCTCCTACAATCACACAGGCATTTGGAGAAATGGTTACCTGACAGTCTGTAAATGCATACAGGGCATCAATGGTTTTGTCCGGAGACACATCATTATGAATATGAATCAGAATTTCTACCTTATCTGAAGTATTGTCTTCAATCTTTTTGATTTTGATCTTTCCTTTCTCATTGGCTTTTAAAATAGAGTCAATAAGATCAGTTGTCGTTTTAGAATAAGGAAGTTCCGAAATCACCAATGTATGCTTATCCGTCTGGGTAATTTTGGCTCTTGCTCTTACCTTTCCTCCTCTGTGACCGTCATTATATTCGGAGACGTCAAGATAACCGGCTGTTAAAAAGTCCGGATACAGTTCAAATTTCTTACCTTTTAAATAGGCTACTGAGGCATTGATAAGCTCATTAAAGTTATGAGGAAGTATTTTTGTGGAAAGCCCTACCCCAATACCTTCTACTCCCTGTGCAAGAAGCAGGGGAAATTTCACCGGTAAATCAATCGGTTCATTGTTTCTTCCGTCGTAAGACTTTGTCCAGTCTGTAGTTTTAGGATTAAATACTACTTCCAGGGCAAAAGGAGTCAGTCTTGCTTCAATATATCTTGCCGCCGCCGCAGAGTCTCCTGTATAGATATTACCCCAGTTTCCCTGAGTATCAATTAACAGCTCTTTCTGCCCAATCTGCACCATGGCATCTGTAATGGAAGCATCTCCGTGTGGGTGATATTTCATGGTATTTCCCACAATATTGGCCACTTTATTGTAACGGCCATCTTCCAGTTCACGCATGGAGTGCATAATTCTTCGTTGAACGGGTTTTAAACCGTCATATATTGAAGGGATAGCTCTATCCAGAATTACATAGGAAGCATAATCAAGAAACCAGTCTTTGTATAGACCGGAAACTTTTTTCAAGCTTTCACCCTCATGCGAATATTCTTCTGTCGTCATCTGTTTTATCTTTTTTCTCTTTATTAGCTTTCACTACTTTGTTTAGAGAGAGTTTTAAATCGTTTACTTGTTTTCTGTTCAAATAAGAAATCTGGTACTTAAGTATTGTAGAACCATTATTCTTACTGGAAACCGTAATGTATAATCTTTTGAAAAAGAGAATACTGACTACATCATATTTTATCAGTTTATATTTTGGAAATTCATCGTGAAGAGGCTTGTTTAAAAAGGGAATAATATTCCTGTTTTTAAAATTCAAAGCTTCTCCATCGCTGTCATATTCAAAAATCTGTCTGCCGCTGATATAAAAGATAATCAGCAGTAGAAGGGGAACAATAATCAATAAATAACTTTCATTGCCCATTGCATTAAACCTGTATTCATTAGCGACAAATGCAATTATACAAAACACAGTTGTCATCAAAAGCAATGTACTCAAAGAGTTATAAATTGATGCTTTATTACGGTTACTTAGTCTCATTTTAATTTTTTGGCTGGGTAAGTACTATAATTCTTACTTCATCCAAAATTGTGTTTTTTTCAGTATTTGCAATGGTTTTTTGCAACCAGTTTTTTAAGTTTTAAGCTTTATTAATTTTCTACTTCATCCAGAATTTGTTTTTTATCAATATCCGTATCATCTTCCACCACAAGGTTTTCAAGGATGAAGGTCTGTCTGTCCGGAGTATTTTTCCCCATGTAGAATTCCAGAAGCTGATCAATCGTCTGGTCTTTTCCCACTACTACGGGTTCTAAGCGAATATCTTTGCCAATGAAATGCTTAAATTCATCTGGAGAAATTTCTCCCAATCCTTTAAATCGGGTGATTTCCGGATTTTTTCCCAGTTCATTTAATGCTTTCACTCTTTCGGCTTCTGAATAGCAATATCTTGTTTCCTTTTTATTTCTCACTCTGAATAAAGGAGTCTGAAGGATATAAAGGTGTCCGTTTTTAATCAGATCCGGAAAGAACTGCAGGAAGAAAGTAATCATCAGCAGACGGATGTGCATTCCATCCACATCGGCATCGGTAGCAATGATCACCTGATTGTATCTCAGGTCTTCCAGACTTTCCTCAATATTTAAAGCTGCCTGAAGAAGGTTAAACTCTTCATTTTCATATACCACCTTCTTCGTAAGGCCGTAGCAATTCAGGGGTTTACCCTTCAGTGAAAATACAGCCTGCGTTTCTACATCTCTGGATTTTGTGATCGATCCTGATGCAGAATCCCCTTCGGTAATGAAGATCTGAGTATCACCTTTTCTCTCAGCTTTCTGGTCGTTATAGTGCTGCCTGCAGTCACGAAGTTTTTTATTATGAAGAGATACTTTTTTTGCTCTTTCTCTGGCCAGTTTCTGGATTCCGGAAAGTTCTTTTCTTTCTCTTTCGGAAATTAGTATTTTTCTCTGGATTGCTTCTGCTATTTCCGGATTTTTATGTAGGAAATTGTCCAGTTTACTCTTAAGGAAATCAATGATGAATGTTCTTACAGTAGGTCCGTTCGGTCCCATATCATTAGACCCTAATTTTGTTTTGGTCTGGGATTCAAAAACAGGTTCTTCTACATTGATTGAGATGGCTGCAATGATAGACTTTCTGATATCAGAAGCATCAAAACTTTTATTGAAAAACTCACGAATCGTTTTTACATACGCTTCACGGAATGCATTAAGGTGAGTTCCACCCTGCGTTGTATTCTGCCCGTTAACAAATGAGAAATAGGTTTCTGTCTGTGATTTGTCAGAATGGGTAATGGCTAACTCAATATCATTATCCTTCAAATGAACAATCGGGTAAAGGATATCGCTTTCCAATTCTTCTTCCAATAAATCTTTAAGACCATTTTCAGAATAAAACGTTTCTCCGTTGAAAAGTATTTTAAGTCCCGGATTCAGATAGGCATAATTGCGGAGCATTCTTTCGATATACTCTTTTCTGTATTTGAAATGCAGGAAGATTTCTCCATCAGGAATAAAGGAAATTTCAGTACCGTTTCTATCCGAAGTTTCCTTCTCATCAAAGTTTTCCTGGATCATACCAC
This region of Chryseobacterium culicis genomic DNA includes:
- a CDS encoding DNA topoisomerase IV subunit B; its protein translation is MSQEINPTYSEDNIRTLDWQEHIRLRPGMYIGKLGDGSSADDGIYILLKEILDNSIDEFRMRSGKRIEIKLDDGKVTIRDFGRGIPLGKVVDAVSKMNTGGKYDSKAFKKSVGLNGVGTKAVNALSDYFRVRSFRDGKMKVAEFSRGMIQENFDEKETSDRNGTEISFIPDGEIFLHFKYRKEYIERMLRNYAYLNPGLKILFNGETFYSENGLKDLLEEELESDILYPIVHLKDNDIELAITHSDKSQTETYFSFVNGQNTTQGGTHLNAFREAYVKTIREFFNKSFDASDIRKSIIAAISINVEEPVFESQTKTKLGSNDMGPNGPTVRTFIIDFLKSKLDNFLHKNPEIAEAIQRKILISERERKELSGIQKLARERAKKVSLHNKKLRDCRQHYNDQKAERKGDTQIFITEGDSASGSITKSRDVETQAVFSLKGKPLNCYGLTKKVVYENEEFNLLQAALNIEESLEDLRYNQVIIATDADVDGMHIRLLMITFFLQFFPDLIKNGHLYILQTPLFRVRNKKETRYCYSEAERVKALNELGKNPEITRFKGLGEISPDEFKHFIGKDIRLEPVVVGKDQTIDQLLEFYMGKNTPDRQTFILENLVVEDDTDIDKKQILDEVEN
- a CDS encoding DNA gyrase/topoisomerase IV subunit A produces the protein MTTEEYSHEGESLKKVSGLYKDWFLDYASYVILDRAIPSIYDGLKPVQRRIMHSMRELEDGRYNKVANIVGNTMKYHPHGDASITDAMVQIGQKELLIDTQGNWGNIYTGDSAAAARYIEARLTPFALEVVFNPKTTDWTKSYDGRNNEPIDLPVKFPLLLAQGVEGIGVGLSTKILPHNFNELINASVAYLKGKKFELYPDFLTAGYLDVSEYNDGHRGGKVRARAKITQTDKHTLVISELPYSKTTTDLIDSILKANEKGKIKIKKIEDNTSDKVEILIHIHNDVSPDKTIDALYAFTDCQVTISPNACVIVGDKPMFLTVSDILKTNTDHTVSLLKKELEIELHELQESWHFSSLERIFIENRIYHDIEEVKTWEEVIKTIDAGLKPHTKHLLRAVTEEDILKLTEIRIKRISRFDLDKFKENIASLEGKIEQVKYHLANLIAYAIDYYLNIQKKYGKDKQRKTELRIFDTIDATKVAVANEKFYANFEEGFIGTSLKKDQYLFDCSDIDDIIIFRKDGSMKVVKVEAKTFVGKDILHVAIWKKNDKRTVYNMIYREGREGPYYMKRFSVTGVTRNTDYPLASDKKGSETLYFSANPNGEAETVTVLLKPNPRIRKNKMEINFSDLAIKGRDSKGNLVTKYAVKKVDMKEEGVSTLAPRKIWFDDTVRRLNADVRGTLLGSFKGDDKILTINTNGEVKLVSFDLGNRFDDEYLVLEKWRPAQPITCIYYDGEKDIYFIKRFLLENTVNVQTFMPSEHPKSFIENVIVANDVTAEIIFAKDKGKERDPETINIDEFITVKGIKAIGNQFTKFKVKAINITIPEPVEEEPEVYEDPEPTGDGDEDGGVIGDLFQGDGNNENE